From the genome of Novipirellula aureliae, one region includes:
- the ffh gene encoding signal recognition particle protein, protein MFDSLSEGLQSAFKSLSGKGKLTEGNMRDGLELVKKSMLEADVSYSVVQDFMEHVSERALGKRVLLSLRPHEELVRIVNDELISILGPVDSSLHLKESGPTIIMLCGLQGSGKTTTCGKLSQLLKEEKITPMLVAADLQRPAAIEQLHVIGRQLDVPVYSESDNKDPVKVCRNGIAKAKAEGARVVILDTAGRLAIDQELMGELQRIDKKVQPDQVYLVVDGMTGQDAVNSAGAFNDALELNGVIMTKLDGDARGGALLSVKQVTGVPVKFIGTGERFDALEPFRPEGMASRILQMGDIVAAAREAHRIVDEKEREEIEAKMASGDFTLDDFKDMMMKVAQPGLMGKMMGLMPGMGQFKEMMDSDEAAGGIRQTIGAINSMTMEERRNPKSIDIHRRTRIAKGAGVQASTISQLVKQFETMKPMMQAMMGKGVGDRMKMMRQMQQGAALGDPTLGMKTKKSTGERLSPAEKKKRKKERDRMLRKMKRKK, encoded by the coding sequence GTGTTTGATTCGCTGTCCGAAGGTTTGCAGTCTGCTTTCAAGAGCTTGTCTGGTAAAGGCAAGTTGACCGAAGGTAATATGCGCGACGGGCTCGAATTGGTCAAAAAGTCGATGCTGGAGGCCGATGTTAGCTATTCGGTTGTCCAGGACTTCATGGAGCATGTCTCCGAGAGAGCACTCGGCAAACGTGTGCTGTTGAGTCTGCGTCCGCACGAAGAGTTGGTGCGGATTGTCAATGACGAGCTGATTTCGATCCTTGGGCCTGTCGACTCGTCCCTGCACCTGAAGGAGTCGGGGCCGACGATTATCATGCTTTGCGGCTTGCAAGGTAGTGGTAAAACGACGACGTGCGGCAAGTTATCGCAGCTGCTCAAGGAAGAGAAGATCACCCCGATGTTGGTGGCGGCTGACTTGCAGCGGCCCGCGGCGATCGAGCAATTGCACGTGATTGGCCGCCAACTAGACGTCCCCGTCTATAGCGAATCGGACAACAAGGATCCGGTCAAGGTTTGCAGGAATGGGATCGCGAAGGCGAAAGCCGAAGGGGCTCGCGTTGTCATTCTAGACACCGCCGGCCGATTGGCGATCGACCAAGAATTGATGGGCGAGCTGCAGCGGATCGATAAAAAGGTCCAACCGGATCAGGTTTACTTGGTCGTCGACGGGATGACGGGCCAGGACGCGGTCAACAGTGCCGGAGCGTTCAATGACGCGTTGGAACTGAACGGCGTCATTATGACCAAGCTTGACGGTGACGCCCGTGGCGGTGCGTTGTTGTCGGTCAAACAGGTAACGGGAGTCCCGGTCAAGTTTATCGGTACCGGGGAGCGATTTGATGCTCTCGAACCGTTTCGTCCCGAGGGGATGGCGAGCCGAATTTTGCAGATGGGCGATATCGTCGCAGCTGCTCGTGAAGCCCATCGAATCGTCGACGAAAAAGAGCGTGAAGAGATCGAAGCAAAGATGGCGTCGGGCGACTTCACGCTCGACGACTTCAAAGACATGATGATGAAGGTCGCTCAGCCAGGATTGATGGGCAAGATGATGGGCTTGATGCCTGGCATGGGCCAATTCAAAGAGATGATGGATAGCGACGAAGCCGCGGGGGGGATTCGGCAAACGATCGGTGCGATCAATTCCATGACGATGGAAGAGCGTCGTAATCCAAAGTCGATCGACATCCACCGGCGGACCCGAATCGCCAAGGGGGCGGGCGTCCAAGCGTCGACGATTTCGCAATTGGTGAAACAATTCGAAACGATGAAACCGATGATGCAAGCGATGATGGGCAAAGGCGTCGGCGACCGCATGAAGATGATGCGGCAAATGCAGCAAGGCGCCGCGCTGGGCGACCCGACGCTGGGCATGAAAACAAAGAAAAGTACCGGCGAGCGATTGTCGCCTGCCGAGAAGAAAAAACGAAAAAAAGAACGCGACCGAATGTTGCGAAAAATGAAACGGAAGAAGTAG
- the hemG gene encoding protoporphyrinogen oxidase, with translation MTHRIAVIGGGVSGLAAAHHLLEINPEFEVRLFEASQRVGGVIETTEIDGFLVESAADNFITTPNAGVKLCERVGLGDDLIGTNPLGRKAMVVSRGRLEPIPEGFLIMAPSRLWPLVTTRTLGMLGKLRAGWEYFVPQKHREEDESLKAFVTRRFGKELFERLVQPLVGGIYTADPEKLSVAATMPRFLEMERKHGSLISAMLKARKGKPAEKSSGARYGQFATLRGGMSRLIEAIRGRLPVDTIQTERPVESVQQNAGGQWVLEVGGQQASTETFDAVIIAAPARHAAKMLSLVDAKVAEELSRIEYASCAVLSMGYRRDQIQHPLDAFGFVVPIVEERQILSCSFSSVKYDGRAPEDHVLLRVYLGGACQSELLEKSDDELIQIARGELADLIGLSGEPLFTRLSQQRQAMPQYHVGHCDRVELINRRLGSFPTLGLAGNSLNGVGVPGCIESGESAAERVAAALAISKAETAESA, from the coding sequence GTGACACATCGAATCGCAGTGATTGGTGGCGGGGTTTCCGGACTCGCGGCGGCTCATCACTTACTCGAAATCAATCCCGAATTTGAAGTCCGTTTGTTTGAGGCGAGCCAGCGAGTCGGAGGGGTTATCGAAACGACCGAGATCGACGGGTTTCTCGTCGAAAGTGCTGCGGACAATTTTATCACGACTCCAAACGCGGGTGTGAAGCTTTGCGAGCGAGTTGGGTTGGGTGACGATTTGATCGGAACCAATCCACTGGGACGCAAAGCGATGGTCGTTAGCCGTGGTCGGTTGGAGCCGATCCCTGAAGGATTTCTGATCATGGCTCCTTCGCGTCTTTGGCCGTTGGTGACAACGCGGACGCTCGGGATGCTGGGCAAACTGCGTGCGGGCTGGGAATATTTTGTCCCACAAAAGCATCGCGAAGAGGACGAATCGCTCAAGGCATTTGTGACTCGCCGTTTTGGAAAAGAACTGTTCGAGCGACTTGTGCAGCCTCTTGTCGGTGGAATTTACACTGCCGATCCTGAGAAACTTAGCGTGGCTGCGACGATGCCTCGATTCTTGGAAATGGAACGCAAACACGGCAGTTTGATTTCGGCGATGTTAAAGGCGCGCAAGGGCAAACCGGCCGAAAAGTCCTCTGGCGCAAGGTATGGCCAATTTGCAACACTGCGAGGAGGCATGAGCCGTTTAATCGAAGCGATTCGAGGTCGGTTGCCGGTCGATACGATCCAAACCGAACGTCCTGTCGAAAGCGTACAACAGAACGCGGGGGGGCAATGGGTCTTGGAAGTGGGGGGCCAACAGGCGTCGACAGAAACCTTTGACGCGGTCATCATTGCGGCACCGGCACGGCATGCGGCCAAAATGCTTAGCCTCGTCGATGCCAAGGTTGCGGAAGAGTTGAGTCGGATCGAGTACGCCAGTTGCGCGGTATTGTCGATGGGCTATCGCCGCGACCAGATTCAGCATCCGCTCGACGCGTTCGGTTTTGTCGTACCGATCGTTGAAGAACGGCAAATTTTGTCATGCAGCTTCTCTAGCGTGAAATATGACGGGCGAGCGCCCGAGGATCACGTTTTGCTTCGCGTCTATCTTGGTGGTGCTTGCCAGAGCGAGCTACTCGAAAAGTCCGACGATGAGTTGATTCAAATCGCCCGAGGGGAATTGGCGGATCTGATCGGTTTAAGTGGAGAGCCGCTGTTCACGCGGTTGAGCCAACAGCGGCAGGCGATGCCGCAGTACCATGTCGGCCACTGCGACCGGGTCGAATTGATCAACCGTCGTTTGGGATCCTTCCCAACGTTGGGATTGGCGGGCAACTCCTTGAATGGCGTCGGAGTCCCCGGCTGTATCGAAAGTGGTGAATCAGCAGCCGAGCGTGTCGCCGCGGCGTTAGCCATCAGCAAAGCGGAAACCGCCGAGTCGGCTTGA